The Neomonachus schauinslandi chromosome 13, ASM220157v2, whole genome shotgun sequence DNA segment GGGACACCTCTTTGGCTCCCGAAAGGCTCAGCGGGAGACCCGGCCCACAAACAGGTGAGAGGCAGCCCATGGTGTAGACAGGGGGATTTGGGGAGCCTATCTAAGCCAGAGCACAGACCGAGCCGGAGCCCCGGCTGCTCTCCCCTAGGCTACCGTCCGACTGGCTGAGCCTGGACAAGTCCATGTTCCAACTAGTGGCACAGACAGTGGGTGCCCGCCGAGAGCCAGAGCCCAAGGAGAGCCTGCAGGAGCCACACTCTCCAGTCTTGCCCTCCAAGCCTCCATGGTAAGCCCTGGAAGATAGCACTGGGGGGCTGGGTTTGGCTTTGGGTGGGGTTTCTCTGACCTCCATTTGTTGTTTCCCCAGCGAGGTGAAGGCACTGTGTCATCATCTGGCCACAGGCCCCGGACAGCTGAGCTTCCGCAAGGGCGATATCCTACGGGTGCTGGGGCCAGCTGGAGGAGACTGGCTGCGCTGCAGCCGTGGCCCCGACACCGGCCTGGTGCCTCTGGCCTATGTGACCTTGACCCCATCTCCAAGTCCAACCCCCGGAAGCAGCCAAAACTGAGGCCCTGTGCATGCTGGTGGCCTCAGGGACCCTCATAACCCCTGTGTCAGAGCCTGAGAGCCCTTCCCAAGCCCTCTGGCTTGGCCACAGAGAATAGACTGAGAGCTGGGGGCCATACATCCCTGTGCTCAGTATTAATTACTCCCCATTAACTGTCCCAGTGACCTCATCCAGACCTCCAcccaggaaaggagggaagggatgcAGCACTGGGCTGCCAGGATTTCCCCAGCCCACGTGGGCCAGCCCTTCCATAGGTACGATAAGCACATCCCTATGGAGGGAGGTGATCAGAGGCCCATTGCAGGGTTCCCTAGGCCAGGTGGTGAGGAGGAGAGGTGACAGTATTGGGGCCAGCTCCCTAAGCCCCCAAATGTAAATAGGCTGTGGCCAGTGCCTGGTGGTCAGAAGAGGGATGAGGAGCCCAGgcttgtttatgtatttatttatttatttattacaccTATTAATAAAAAAGGTGCTCGGCCTCCAAACCATTTCTCTttgtgcctccccccacccccctcgggCCCACCTCTCTTCCTTCCAAAAGGCTGAGAtaggaagacagagaagagagaacttGAAGTCCAGGTACCTGTCTATACCAGGAGCTGCTTCTGGAGGGTGGTGAGGCCCAGTGCATCATGGGTGAGATGCCCATAGGTGTGCCCGAACTGGAACTTATATCCTGTATGGACGACAGAATCTGTCACTTGTAGCCAGTGGCAAGGAGAGCCATTTATTTCTCAGCCAGTGCCTAAGCCCTCCAAAATCTGGTCCCAACTTCCCACTGTGAGCTACCTCCATATCCTTTTCTGCCCAGTGAGAAAGCCAAACCACATGATCcaagggccccccccccccccaccagccactTCCAcccattccacacacacacacacacacaaatattccAGTCCCCTCTGGGGCTATCCTCACCTGGCACATAGCCCCCTTAATTAGGTAAAAGGCACAGGTTCTGAGGATAGGTCCTAGAAAGTGGAGGGGGATGTTTGGGATCCTTCTGGGGTCTGCTCCCTGAGTACATCTGTCCAAATTCCTGCAGTGCCCGGTTGGTGAGCACAGGAAAGCTGGAGCCGAAGAGGAAGCGGGCACGGGGCACGTAACCAGTgaagcctgggggggggggggggaggatacTGAGTCAGGACCTCCTGGGAGCCTCCCCATGCCTTTGGTCATTAGCCACTTCCTCTCACCTGGCATGAAGAACTTGCGAGGATCTCTGTCATCCATGGAATAGGGGGAAGCCTTGTGAGGAGAAGGTGGCAGAGAAAAAGTAAGGCTATCCCGTTCAGCCCCTGTGCTCCAACAGAAGCTCCCCGGGGGGTGGAGCCAGCGGTCAAGCCCACATCCCCTGCACCCATAGCCTTGCTACTCATTGGCTGCCCCGCCTAGGCCCGGCCACACAGaggtcaggctccccactcccaAGCCCCCCGGGCCCCCTCCAGCCTTGTTGGTCTCACTCGTTCTGCCTCTTGCCCCAGCTCTGGCTCCTTTGCCTCCAGCTCTGGCTCTGGCTTTGGCTCTTcgtctttctcatcttttttacCCTTGGCCTCCTTTGGCAGCTCTTGACCCCCTTGTCCCACAGACCACTGAGTGAAATCATTCAGAGCCTCAGCCCAGACCCGGCTGCAGTTCTTGGCAAAGATGAACTGTGCCTGGGGTACAAAacctgggtgggagggggcaagAAAGATCTCAGTTAGTGTTTGGGGCACATGTTCTGGGTTGGGGACACCTGTTCAGACTGTCCGTACGTACCTGTGTACCCAGGAATCATGCTGGAGCTGAGCCTTTCATGCCTCCG contains these protein-coding regions:
- the FAM166B gene encoding protein FAM166B isoform X2 gives rise to the protein MAMASTFIPGLNPQNPHYIPGYTGHCPLLRFSMGQTYGQMTGQLLRGFPGLAWPPTHRTLLPPIRPPASPEVPRGSLSVRRRHERLSSSMIPGYTGFVPQAQFIFAKNCSRVWAEALNDFTQWSVGQGGQELPKEAKGKKDEKDEEPKPEPELEAKEPELGQEAERASPYSMDDRDPRKFFQPGTAGIWTDVLREQTPEGSQTSPSTF
- the FAM166B gene encoding protein FAM166B isoform X1; this encodes MAMASTFIPGLNPQNPHYIPGYTGHCPLLRFSMGQTYGQMTGQLLRGFPGLAWPPTHRTLLPPIRPPASPEVPRGSLSVRRRHERLSSSMIPGYTGFVPQAQFIFAKNCSRVWAEALNDFTQWSVGQGGQELPKEAKGKKDEKDEEPKPEPELEAKEPELGQEAERASPYSMDDRDPRKFFMPGFTGYVPRARFLFGSSFPVLTNRALQEFGQMYSGSRPQKDPKHPPPLSRTYPQNLCLLPN